A stretch of the Thiohalospira halophila DSM 15071 genome encodes the following:
- a CDS encoding TRZ/ATZ family hydrolase has protein sequence MQRVDTLIHAGWVIPVEPRESVLEGHSVVVHNGRIEAVLPRDQAEAAYTADAVHELGGHAVIPGLVNAHTHAAMSLMRGLADDLPLMTWLKEHIWPAEGANVSHAFVDDGTRLAAAEMLRSGTTCFNDMYLFPDAAGAAAEAAGIRANLGMIVFGFPTPWANTADEYFERGIAVHDRFRDHPLITTAFSPHAPYTVPDESLSRIATLAEELDVPVHIHVHETAHEVDEAVEQDGRRPLERLDSLGLVGPRLQAVHATQLTDDEIGRLAENGASVVHCPQSNLKLASGFCPVAALAGAGVNLALGTDGAASNNDLDMLAEMQSAALLGKAVAGEPAALPAEAALEMATLGGARALGLEADIGSVVAGKAADLVAIDLNRVATRPLYHPVSQIVYAAGRDQVTDVWVAGRHTVSNGHLTTLDETELLERADGWRDKLAANA, from the coding sequence ATGCAGCGAGTGGATACCCTCATCCACGCCGGTTGGGTGATCCCGGTGGAGCCCCGGGAGTCGGTCCTGGAGGGCCACTCGGTGGTCGTCCACAACGGGCGTATCGAGGCGGTCCTGCCGCGGGACCAGGCCGAGGCGGCCTACACCGCTGATGCCGTCCACGAGCTGGGGGGCCACGCCGTAATCCCGGGCCTGGTGAATGCCCACACCCACGCCGCCATGAGCCTCATGCGCGGCCTGGCCGACGACCTGCCGCTGATGACCTGGCTCAAGGAGCACATCTGGCCGGCGGAGGGGGCCAACGTCAGCCACGCCTTCGTGGACGACGGCACCCGGCTGGCGGCGGCGGAGATGCTGCGCTCCGGGACCACCTGCTTCAACGACATGTACCTCTTCCCCGACGCCGCCGGCGCTGCCGCCGAGGCGGCGGGGATCCGGGCCAACCTGGGGATGATCGTCTTCGGCTTCCCCACGCCCTGGGCGAACACGGCGGACGAGTATTTCGAGCGCGGCATCGCCGTCCACGACCGCTTCCGCGACCATCCCCTCATCACCACGGCCTTCAGCCCCCACGCGCCCTACACCGTCCCCGACGAGTCGCTGTCGCGCATCGCCACCCTGGCCGAGGAGCTGGACGTACCCGTGCACATCCACGTCCACGAGACGGCCCACGAGGTGGACGAGGCGGTGGAGCAGGACGGCCGCCGGCCGCTGGAACGGCTGGACTCCCTGGGACTGGTGGGGCCGCGCCTCCAGGCGGTCCACGCCACCCAGCTCACGGACGACGAGATCGGTCGGCTGGCGGAGAACGGCGCCTCGGTGGTCCACTGCCCCCAGTCCAACCTCAAGCTGGCCAGCGGCTTCTGCCCCGTGGCGGCGCTGGCCGGGGCCGGGGTGAATCTCGCCCTGGGCACCGACGGTGCGGCCAGCAACAACGACCTGGACATGCTCGCCGAGATGCAGAGCGCCGCCCTGCTGGGCAAGGCGGTGGCCGGCGAACCCGCCGCCCTGCCGGCGGAGGCGGCGCTGGAGATGGCGACCCTGGGCGGCGCCCGCGCCCTGGGCCTGGAGGCGGATATCGGCTCGGTGGTGGCGGGCAAGGCGGCGGACCTGGTCGCCATCGACCTGAATCGCGTGGCCACCCGGCCGCTCTACCACCCGGTCTCCCAGATCGTCTATGCCGCCGGCCGGGACCAGGTCACCGATGTCTGGGTGGCCGGCCGGCACACGGTGAGCAACGGCCACCTGACCACCCTGGACGAGACCGAACTGCTGGAACGCGCCGACGGCTGGCGCGACAAGCTGGCCGCCAACGCCTGA
- the ubiG gene encoding bifunctional 2-polyprenyl-6-hydroxyphenol methylase/3-demethylubiquinol 3-O-methyltransferase UbiG has protein sequence MDTTNADPTELAKFDEMASRWWDPNGECGPLHAINPLRLEYIDERADLAGKRAVDVGCGGGLLAEAMALRGAKVVGMDMGEAAIKVARLHRHESGVEVDYRHTAAEDLAAEEPEGFDVVACMEMLEHVPHPESVIAACARMVKPGGRVFFSTINRNPKSYLFAILGAEYLLKMLPRGTHDYQRFITPAELDGWARGAGLVAEDFTGLSYNPLSKQYSLGRDIDVNYMATYRREE, from the coding sequence ATGGACACGACCAACGCCGACCCCACCGAACTCGCCAAGTTCGACGAGATGGCCAGCCGCTGGTGGGACCCCAACGGGGAGTGCGGCCCCCTCCACGCCATCAATCCCCTGCGGCTGGAGTACATCGACGAGCGCGCCGATCTCGCCGGCAAGCGCGCCGTGGACGTGGGCTGCGGCGGCGGCCTGCTGGCCGAGGCCATGGCCCTGCGCGGGGCGAAGGTGGTCGGCATGGACATGGGCGAGGCGGCCATCAAGGTCGCCCGCCTCCACCGCCACGAATCCGGCGTGGAGGTGGACTACCGCCACACCGCCGCCGAGGACCTGGCCGCGGAGGAGCCGGAGGGGTTCGACGTGGTCGCCTGCATGGAGATGCTGGAACACGTCCCCCACCCGGAGTCGGTGATCGCGGCCTGCGCCCGGATGGTGAAGCCCGGGGGGCGGGTCTTCTTCTCCACCATCAACCGCAACCCCAAGAGCTACCTCTTCGCCATCCTCGGCGCGGAGTACCTGCTGAAGATGCTGCCGCGGGGCACCCACGACTACCAGCGCTTCATCACCCCGGCGGAGCTGGACGGCTGGGCGCGGGGCGCCGGCCTGGTGGCGGAGGACTTCACCGGCCTCAGCTACAATCCGCTGAGCAAGCAGTACAGCCTGGGGCGGGACATCGACGTCAACTACATGGCTACCTACCGCCGGGAGGAGTAA
- the gph gene encoding phosphoglycolate phosphatase (PGP is an essential enzyme in the glycolate salvage pathway in higher organisms (photorespiration in plants). Phosphoglycolate results from the oxidase activity of RubisCO in the Calvin cycle when concentrations of carbon dioxide are low relative to oxygen. This enzyme is a member of the Haloacid Dehalogenase (HAD) superfamily of aspartate-nucleophile hydrolase enzymes (PF00702).), with protein MAGLRPAALFLDLDGTLVDTAPDLAAALNRVRQEEGLPAVDEAEVRPVVSHGGGAVVTAGLGVPPEDPAHAVLLQRLLDHYRADLATHSRLFPGLAEVLEAWESSGRPWGVVTNKPARFTEPLLEALGLSGRMAAVVSGDTLPRAKPHPDPLLHACTAAGCEPMAAIYVGDAERDIAAGMAAGLRTAVAGWGYLDAADRPDDWGAEIRLATPADLGRWLAKPAA; from the coding sequence ATGGCCGGCCTCCGCCCCGCCGCCCTCTTCCTGGATCTGGACGGGACTCTGGTGGACACCGCCCCGGACCTGGCCGCGGCCCTGAACCGGGTCCGCCAGGAGGAGGGACTCCCCGCCGTGGACGAGGCGGAGGTGCGACCGGTGGTCTCCCACGGGGGCGGTGCGGTGGTCACCGCCGGGCTGGGCGTGCCGCCGGAGGATCCGGCCCACGCCGTCCTGCTGCAGCGGCTGCTGGACCACTACCGCGCCGACCTGGCCACCCACAGCCGGCTCTTCCCCGGCCTGGCCGAGGTCCTGGAGGCCTGGGAGTCCAGCGGCCGCCCCTGGGGCGTGGTGACCAACAAGCCGGCCCGCTTCACCGAACCGCTACTGGAGGCGCTGGGTCTCTCCGGACGGATGGCAGCGGTGGTCAGCGGCGATACCCTGCCCCGGGCCAAGCCCCACCCGGACCCCCTGCTCCACGCCTGCACCGCCGCCGGCTGCGAGCCGATGGCAGCGATCTACGTGGGGGATGCCGAGCGCGACATCGCCGCCGGGATGGCCGCCGGCCTGCGCACCGCCGTGGCCGGCTGGGGCTATCTGGACGCCGCCGACCGCCCCGACGACTGGGGCGCCGAGATCCGACTGGCCACCCCCGCCGACCTGGGCCGCTGGCTGGCCAAGCCGGCCGCCTGA
- a CDS encoding cation transporter: MAGCCDDGCSLDAGAQRQRRTLVAVLLINAVMFAAVLAAALYAGSTALLADSLDNLGDALTYALSLWAVARGTTAKARVALVKGVLILVGALVVLGQVGYRLAVPATPLFEVMGLFSLLALAANGLCLYLLSRHRHEDVNMSSVWECSRNDIVVNLSVFAAAGGVWLTGRGWPDLVVGLALGAFLLRSALRVIGQARRELAAA, from the coding sequence ATGGCGGGTTGCTGCGACGACGGCTGCAGCCTGGACGCCGGGGCCCAGCGCCAGCGCCGGACCCTGGTGGCGGTGCTGCTCATCAACGCCGTCATGTTCGCGGCCGTGCTGGCCGCCGCCCTCTATGCCGGCTCCACCGCCCTGCTGGCCGACAGCCTGGACAACCTGGGTGATGCCCTGACCTATGCCCTGAGCCTGTGGGCGGTGGCCCGGGGGACCACCGCCAAGGCGCGGGTGGCGCTGGTCAAGGGGGTACTGATCCTGGTGGGCGCGCTGGTGGTACTGGGGCAGGTCGGTTACCGCCTGGCGGTCCCGGCTACGCCGCTGTTCGAGGTCATGGGCCTCTTCAGCCTCCTGGCCCTGGCCGCCAACGGCCTCTGCCTCTATCTGCTCAGCCGCCACCGCCACGAGGACGTGAACATGTCCTCCGTGTGGGAGTGCTCGCGCAACGACATCGTGGTCAACCTCTCGGTCTTCGCCGCCGCCGGCGGGGTCTGGCTCACCGGCCGGGGGTGGCCGGACCTGGTGGTGGGGCTCGCCCTGGGCGCCTTCCTCCTGCGCTCCGCCCTGCGGGTCATCGGTCAGGCGCGGCGGGAGCTGGCCGCCGCCTGA
- the uvrB gene encoding excinuclease ABC subunit UvrB, with the protein MQRDFQLATEYDPAGDQPEAIEALTNGIEAGEMYQTLLGVTGSGKTYTMANVIARTQRPTIIMAPNKTLAAQLYGEFKEFFPKNAVEYFVSYYDYYQPEAYVPSTDTFIEKDASINDHIEQMRLSATKALFERRDTVIVATVSAIYGLGDPQSYMQMLLHMERGDIVDRDGILRRLAELQYSRNDTELRRATYRVRGDVIDIYPADADGEAARIELFDEEVDSLAWFDPLTGEVLRKVPRLTIYPKTHYVTPREQLLDAIEHIKEELANRLEELYSANKLVEAQRLEQRTKFDIEMMLELGYCSGIENYSRYLSGRGPGEPPPTLLDYLPPDALMILDESHVTIPQIGGMYKGDRARKETLVEYGFRLPSALDNRPLKFDEFERLSPQSIFVSATPGPYEGEHSGQTVEQVVRPTGLVDPEVEVRPVGPQVDDLLSEARIRSEAGERVLVTTLTKKMAEDLTDYLSEHGVRVRYMHSDIDTVERMEIIRDLRLGEFDVLVGINLLREGLDIPEVSLVAILDADKEGFLRAERSLIQTIGRAARNAHGKAILYADKITGSMQRAMDETERRREKQIAHNEAHGITPRTIEKRVADVMETGYPGAQNADAKRYARVAEEVAEYQSLSPAQLKKKLAELEEEMMQKAQNMEFEEAAKLRDQIREIRENSLGIAEAG; encoded by the coding sequence ATGCAGCGCGACTTCCAGCTAGCCACCGAGTACGACCCCGCCGGCGATCAGCCGGAGGCCATCGAGGCGCTGACCAACGGCATCGAGGCCGGCGAGATGTACCAGACCCTGCTGGGGGTCACCGGCTCGGGCAAGACCTACACCATGGCCAACGTCATCGCCCGGACCCAGCGGCCGACCATCATCATGGCGCCCAACAAGACCCTGGCCGCCCAGCTCTACGGCGAGTTCAAGGAGTTCTTTCCGAAGAACGCGGTGGAGTACTTCGTCTCCTACTACGACTACTACCAGCCGGAGGCCTACGTCCCCTCCACGGATACCTTCATCGAGAAGGATGCCTCCATCAACGACCATATCGAGCAGATGCGGCTTTCGGCCACCAAGGCGCTGTTCGAGCGCCGGGACACGGTTATCGTGGCCACTGTCTCCGCCATCTACGGCCTGGGCGACCCGCAGTCCTACATGCAGATGCTCCTGCACATGGAGCGCGGCGACATCGTCGACCGCGACGGCATCCTGCGCCGCCTGGCGGAGCTGCAGTACAGCCGCAACGATACCGAGCTGCGGCGGGCGACCTATCGCGTCCGCGGCGACGTCATCGACATCTACCCGGCGGATGCCGATGGCGAGGCGGCGCGCATCGAGCTCTTCGACGAGGAGGTGGACAGCCTCGCCTGGTTCGATCCCCTCACCGGGGAGGTCCTGCGCAAGGTGCCGCGGCTGACCATCTATCCCAAGACCCACTACGTCACGCCCCGGGAGCAGCTCCTGGACGCCATCGAGCACATCAAGGAGGAGCTGGCCAACCGGCTGGAAGAGCTCTACTCCGCCAACAAGCTGGTGGAGGCCCAGCGCCTGGAGCAGCGGACCAAGTTCGATATCGAGATGATGCTGGAGCTGGGCTACTGCTCCGGGATCGAGAACTACTCCCGCTACCTCTCCGGGCGCGGTCCCGGCGAGCCGCCGCCGACCCTGCTGGACTACCTGCCGCCGGATGCCCTCATGATCCTGGACGAGTCCCACGTGACCATTCCCCAGATCGGGGGGATGTACAAGGGCGACCGGGCGCGCAAGGAGACCCTGGTGGAGTACGGCTTTCGCCTGCCGTCGGCCCTGGATAACCGCCCCCTGAAGTTCGACGAGTTCGAGCGGCTCTCGCCCCAGAGCATCTTCGTCTCCGCCACGCCCGGCCCCTACGAGGGCGAGCACAGCGGCCAGACGGTGGAGCAGGTGGTCCGGCCCACGGGGCTGGTGGACCCGGAGGTCGAGGTGCGGCCGGTGGGGCCGCAGGTGGACGACCTGCTCTCCGAGGCGCGCATCCGCAGCGAGGCGGGGGAGCGAGTGCTGGTGACCACGCTGACCAAGAAGATGGCCGAGGACCTCACCGACTACCTGTCCGAGCACGGGGTCAGGGTCCGCTACATGCACTCCGACATCGACACCGTGGAGCGCATGGAGATCATCCGCGACCTGCGCCTGGGAGAGTTCGACGTCCTGGTGGGCATCAACCTCCTGCGCGAGGGGCTGGATATACCGGAGGTCTCCCTGGTGGCCATCCTGGATGCCGACAAGGAGGGCTTCCTGCGCGCCGAGCGCTCCCTCATCCAGACCATCGGCCGGGCGGCCCGGAATGCCCACGGCAAGGCCATCCTCTACGCCGACAAGATCACCGGCTCCATGCAGCGGGCCATGGACGAGACCGAGCGCCGCCGGGAGAAGCAGATCGCCCACAACGAGGCCCACGGGATCACCCCGCGGACCATCGAGAAACGGGTAGCCGATGTCATGGAGACCGGTTACCCCGGCGCCCAGAATGCGGATGCCAAGCGCTATGCGCGGGTGGCCGAGGAGGTCGCCGAGTATCAGTCCCTGAGCCCCGCCCAGCTCAAGAAGAAGCTGGCCGAGCTGGAGGAGGAGATGATGCAGAAGGCGCAGAACATGGAATTCGAGGAGGCGGCGAAGCTGCGCGACCAGATTCGGGAGATCCGGGAGAACAGCCTGGGCATCGCGGAGGCGGGCTGA
- a CDS encoding pyridoxal phosphate-dependent aminotransferase encodes MDIELAERARRVKPSPTLAVTARAKALRAAGQDIIGLGAGEPDFDTPETIKEAAIAAIRAGDTKYTAVDGTPALKEAVAAKFRRDNNLDYDLDQILVSAGGKQSFFNLCQALLNPGDEVVIPAPYWVSYPDIVRLAEGEARFVETSLDAGFKMTPDQLEAAITDRTRLVIINSPSNPTGVAYSREELAALGAVLERHPGVLVATDDIYEHIRWEAGAFINIVNAAPALKDRAVVLNGVSKAYSMTGWRIGYAAGPADLIAAMKTIQSQSTSNPASISQAAAVEALTGDQSCIETMVTAFKQRHDFVVDALGQLPGVRPLPGQGAFYCFPDMSEAIQRLGLADDVAFAEHLLTEAGVALVPGSAFGAPGCMRLSFATSLSNLEQAMERLAGVLGKG; translated from the coding sequence GTGGACATCGAGCTTGCGGAACGGGCGCGACGGGTCAAGCCGTCGCCCACACTGGCGGTTACCGCGCGCGCCAAGGCGCTGCGCGCGGCGGGTCAGGACATCATCGGCCTCGGCGCCGGTGAGCCCGACTTCGATACGCCGGAGACCATCAAGGAGGCGGCCATCGCCGCCATTCGGGCCGGGGATACCAAGTATACCGCCGTGGATGGCACACCAGCACTCAAGGAGGCCGTGGCCGCCAAGTTCCGGCGCGACAACAACCTCGACTACGACCTCGACCAGATCCTGGTCTCGGCCGGCGGCAAGCAGAGCTTCTTCAACCTCTGCCAGGCCCTGCTGAATCCCGGCGACGAGGTGGTCATCCCGGCCCCCTACTGGGTCTCCTACCCCGACATCGTCCGCCTGGCGGAGGGCGAGGCGCGCTTCGTGGAGACCTCCCTGGATGCGGGCTTCAAGATGACCCCCGACCAGCTGGAGGCGGCCATCACCGACCGTACTCGCCTGGTCATCATCAACAGCCCCTCCAACCCCACCGGCGTGGCCTACTCCCGGGAGGAGCTGGCCGCCCTGGGCGCGGTTCTGGAGCGCCACCCCGGGGTGCTGGTGGCTACCGACGACATCTACGAGCACATCCGCTGGGAGGCCGGGGCCTTCATTAATATCGTCAACGCCGCCCCCGCCCTCAAGGATCGGGCGGTGGTTCTCAACGGCGTCTCCAAGGCCTATTCCATGACCGGCTGGCGCATCGGCTACGCCGCCGGCCCGGCGGATCTCATCGCCGCCATGAAGACCATCCAGTCCCAGAGCACCTCCAACCCCGCCTCCATCTCCCAGGCGGCGGCGGTGGAGGCGCTCACCGGCGACCAGTCCTGCATCGAGACCATGGTCACCGCCTTCAAGCAGCGCCACGACTTCGTGGTGGACGCCCTGGGCCAGCTACCCGGTGTCCGGCCACTCCCCGGCCAGGGCGCCTTCTACTGCTTCCCGGACATGAGCGAGGCCATCCAGCGGCTGGGCCTGGCTGACGATGTCGCCTTCGCCGAACACCTGCTCACCGAGGCGGGGGTCGCCCTGGTGCCCGGCTCCGCCTTCGGTGCCCCGGGCTGCATGCGGCTCTCCTTCGCCACCAGCCTGAGCAACCTGGAACAGGCCATGGAGCGGCTCGCCGGCGTGCTGGGGAAGGGCTAG
- a CDS encoding GspH/FimT family pseudopilin yields the protein MEEPRQRSHPVHGFTLVELMVVLAVFTILASAGIPALQSMVADHRHAAYVNTLVGHIQRARTEAVRRGHPATLCPSADASTCDNGGWQDGWLLFADEDGDGSVDTGEDLLAIGEDLPGSRTAYNRNRLTFLYDGTTPFNGTFTLTLCDASQARVTRLVISRGGRLRKVNGTPSNCP from the coding sequence ATGGAAGAGCCCCGGCAGCGCAGTCACCCCGTGCACGGCTTCACCCTGGTGGAACTCATGGTGGTGCTGGCCGTCTTCACCATTCTGGCCAGTGCCGGCATACCGGCCCTCCAGTCCATGGTGGCGGACCACCGCCACGCGGCCTACGTGAACACCCTGGTCGGCCACATCCAGCGAGCCCGCACCGAGGCAGTTCGCCGCGGCCATCCCGCGACGCTCTGCCCATCGGCGGATGCGTCCACCTGCGACAACGGAGGATGGCAGGACGGCTGGCTCCTGTTTGCCGATGAAGACGGTGACGGCAGCGTGGACACTGGCGAAGACCTGCTGGCCATCGGAGAGGACCTTCCCGGCTCCCGGACGGCCTACAATCGCAACCGCCTGACCTTCCTCTACGATGGGACGACCCCCTTCAATGGCACCTTCACCTTGACCCTCTGCGATGCTTCGCAGGCCCGGGTGACCCGCCTGGTGATCAGCCGCGGGGGGCGGCTGCGCAAGGTGAACGGCACGCCGAGTAACTGCCCCTGA
- a CDS encoding homoserine dehydrogenase encodes MTEHNIAIVGLGRVGTVFLQRMLARREEGVNIVRVAQLSKTDGLKMAEEAGLPTGTIDDIVAEGSGVDVIFDLTGSPDVRQQLREKLAAAGNRHTVIAPESIARLMWTLMETGEDLPEVHAAGGY; translated from the coding sequence ATGACGGAACACAACATCGCCATTGTCGGTCTGGGGCGGGTCGGTACGGTCTTCCTGCAACGGATGCTGGCCCGGCGGGAAGAGGGCGTGAACATCGTCCGGGTGGCCCAGCTCTCGAAGACCGACGGTCTGAAGATGGCCGAGGAGGCCGGGTTGCCCACGGGGACCATCGACGACATCGTTGCCGAGGGCAGCGGAGTGGACGTCATCTTCGATCTCACCGGCAGCCCTGATGTGCGCCAGCAGCTCAGGGAGAAGCTCGCCGCCGCCGGCAATCGGCATACGGTGATCGCGCCCGAGAGCATCGCCCGGCTGATGTGGACGCTGATGGAAACAGGGGAAGACTTGCCGGAGGTCCACGCCGCCGGGGGTTACTAG